The region AGATGACCCGCCCCCACCAGCACAAATGCGGTGCCCTCACCCTTCAAATGTCCCATCACGGGCTCCACCCACGCCTTGTTGCGGCGGGTCAGAAAGGCCTCCATCAGATCCGGATACTTGTCCGCATCACGAAACAAAAACTGCTGCAGCTTGTCCGCATCGCCGACACGCCAGGCCGCCAGCAACTCTTCAAAATCTTTGCCGATGGCCTCGGCTTCGCTCAAAGTCTGCAACAACAACTCCTCCTGCAATTCCGCACTGAGACCTGCAAAAATGTTCAGTTGAAACTCCACGGTTTCCAAGCCTTCCGCCACCTTGCCATCACGCTTGGCCCTTTCTTCAAAATGCTGATCCACCCCATATCCCGGCTCCGCCCCAATCTGTTGATACTCCGTTGCTGCAATGGTCAGCGCGAGCATCCACGGCCTCATGGTGCTGAACACCTCCACCGGCTGTTGATGCTTCTTCAACCACGATTCCAGCAACGCCATCGTTGACGACGACACATGTTTCGCCAGTGCATCGTCCGGCCCGTAAGCCCCCAGTTTTTGCATCATCTGAACCGCTTTCGGATCACCATCGCTGTCCGGCGGCAGCTCAAACA is a window of Phragmitibacter flavus DNA encoding:
- a CDS encoding TraB/GumN family protein yields the protein MLFRLAPLLCAFAACFVHLSCKGGDEVGKDNYRPSSVWIVEKDGKHLYLGGTIHLLRKKDHPLPTVFDRAYADSSKMVFELPPDSDGDPKAVQMMQKLGAYGPDDALAKHVSSSTMALLESWLKKHQQPVEVFSTMRPWMLALTIAATEYQQIGAEPGYGVDQHFEERAKRDGKVAEGLETVEFQLNIFAGLSAELQEELLLQTLSEAEAIGKDFEELLAAWRVGDADKLQQFLFRDADKYPDLMEAFLTRRNKAWVEPVMGHLKGEGTAFVLVGAGHLGGENGLIDLLIKEGCTVTQLQ